A genome region from Setaria italica strain Yugu1 chromosome III, Setaria_italica_v2.0, whole genome shotgun sequence includes the following:
- the LOC105913966 gene encoding uncharacterized protein LOC105913966: MGTAAATEERASASAVAAEGAAVTKVGTSAPEVPAEVALAAEAEVPARGAPAGAEEPPSVVAVEGEVAARIPVPSPASEAVTPSSDPAAAPKATGAQAPGPSVNPTASGMVESASTAAPGAAPASALAATVPRAWRGSVLRWTSREDPPRHLFTLDDAAEWR, from the coding sequence atggggacggcggcggcgacggaggagagAGCGTCTGCCTCCGCGGTTGCGGCGGAGGGGGCAGCGGTGACGAAGGTGGGGACCTCTGCCCCGGAGGTCCCGGCTGAGGTGGCattggcggcggaggcggaagtGCCCGCTCGAGGGGCTCCGGCAGGAGCGGAGGAGCCTCCCTCGGTGGTTGCGGTGGAGGGCGAGGTAGCCGCGAGGATACCTGTTCCATCGCCTGCGTCGGAGGCGGTGACGCCGTCGAGCGACCCCGCGGCGGCCCCGAAGGCAACAGGTGCGCAGGCGCCGGGGCCGTCGGTGAACCCGACGGCTTCCGGGATGGTGGAGTCTGCTTCGACAGCGGCGCCAGGAGCGGCTCCCGCCTCGGCCTTGGCCGCTaccgttcccagggcgtggagagggtctgTCCTGCGTTGGacgtcccgtgaggacccgccgaggcacctcttcaccctggaTGACGCCGCGGAGTGGCGCTAG
- the LOC101754696 gene encoding protein G1-like7, translating into MDPPGPAGPSTAAGGDAQQHQVQPLAQAQPQQVAPPAPPPQLSRYESQKRRDWNTFLQYLRNHRPPLTLARCSGAHVIEFLKYLDQFGKTKVHAAECAYFGQPSPPAPCPCPLRQAWGSLDALIGRLRAAYEESGHPPESNPFAARAVRIYLREVRDAQAKARGIPYEKKNRKRKQPAPTTGPGEASSSSAAAAAARDAAAASGGGGSSGGSAAAAVGAAPTTGQAGGSGSTTAAAAAPASTSRV; encoded by the coding sequence ATGGATCCCCCGGGGCCAGCCGGGCcgtccacggcggcggggggcgacgCGCAGCAGCACCAGGTCCAGCCGCTGGCGCAGGCGCAGCCGCAGCAggtcgcgccgccggcgccgccgccgcagctgagCAGGTACGAGTCGCAGAAGCGGCGGGACTGGAACACGTTCCTGCAGTACCTGCGGaaccaccgcccgccgctgaCGCTGGCGCGGTGCAGCGGCGCGCACGTCATCGAGTTCCTCAAGTACCTGGACCAGTTCGGCAAGACCAAGGTGCACGCCGCCGAGTGCGCCTACTTCGGCCAGCCcagcccgccggcgccgtgcccgtgcccgctGCGCCAGGCCTGGGGCTCCCTCGACGCGCTCATCGGCCGCCTGCGCGCCGCGTACGAGGAGAGCGGGCACCCGCCGGAGTCCAACCCCTTCGCGGCCCGCGCCGTGCGGATCTACCTCCGCGAGGTCCGCGACGCGCAGGCCAAGGCGCGGGGCATACCCTACGAGAAGaagaaccgcaagcgcaagcaGCCCGCGCCGACGACGGGCCCAGGGGAGGCGTCGTCGTCatcggccgccgcggcagcagcaCGGGACGCGGCTGCCgccagcggcggaggcgggtccagtggcggcagcgcggcggcggcggtgggagctGCACCGACGACTGGCCAAGCGGGAGGGAGTGGCAGTActaccgccgctgctgctgcaccGGCCAGCACATCCCGAGTATAG
- the LOC101755106 gene encoding uncharacterized protein At5g39865, producing MWPSSWVKTRSSDSAAASTTSTALVASPRLSFPSPSLKDLRTLLAPDSPAASPCSSASSPSPRVFHRIRVAASALRVLRTLQQSPTAPANGCAGEHHPAAPGGGGGGRVVLYFTSLRVVRGTYEDCRAVRAILRGLRAAVDERDLSMDPAFLPELAALLPHPQRRRVTLPQVFVGGRHLGGAEEVRRLHESGELRRIVAPSPAFPSACARCGGERYVLCGACDGSHKRYSLKGGGGFRACADCNENGLVRCPGCCAPAAA from the coding sequence ATGTGGCCGTCGTCGTGGGTCAAGACGCGCAGCTCCGactccgccgcggcctccaccacctccaccgcgcTCGTCGCGTCCCCGCGCCTCTCCTTCCCATCCCCGTCCCTCAAGGACCTCCGGACGCTGCTCGCGCCGGACTCCCCCGCGGCGTCCCcgtgctcctccgcctcctccccgtcgccgcgcgTCTTCCACCGCAtccgcgtcgccgcctccgcgctcCGGGTCCTCCGCACGCTCCAGCAGTCCCCGACCGCGCCCGCCAACGGCTGCGCTGGGGAGcaccaccccgccgcccccggcgggggcggcggcgggcgggtggtCCTCTACTTCACCTCGCTCCGCGTGGTCCGCGGCACCTACGAGGACTGCCGCGCCGTGCGGGCCATCCTGCGGGggctccgcgccgccgtcgacgagcgGGACCTCTCCATGGACCCCGCCTTCCTCCCCGAGCTCGCGGCGCTGCTCCCCcacccgcagcgccgccgcgtgaCGCTGCCCCAGGTCTTCGTCGGCGGCCGCCacctcggcggcgccgaggaggtcCGGCGCCTCCACGAGtccggcgagctccgccgcaTCGTCGCCCCCTCCCCGGCCTTCCCCTCCGCCTGCGCCCgctgcggcggcgagcggtACGTACTCTGCGGCGCCTGCGACGGTAGCCACAAGCGGTACAGCctcaagggcggcggcgggttccgCGCCTGCGCCGACTGCAACGAGAACGGGCTCGTCCGGTGCCCCGGCTGCTGCGCCCCCGCCGCTGCCTGA